In a single window of the Osmerus eperlanus chromosome 2, fOsmEpe2.1, whole genome shotgun sequence genome:
- the st6galnac2 gene encoding alpha-N-acetylgalactosaminide alpha-2,6-sialyltransferase 2 produces the protein MKCTKKVVFLVAALCVTITTIIYSQFGFNTTPQRSPDGRTDTIWNFKEEQWNLSTNIREEEEATCSLREAARQGHFLGQRFNFSVPVFQWAGGFQKSSWRRLRKRDPPYGWKGLEVGVLRAALTQLKEPSCGQLLQRGAGDQCVRCAVVGNGGILRGSGQGGAIDAHDYVFRMNGAITKGFEDDVGTKTSFYGFTTNTMKNSLISYRHNGFTRVPQGEGVRYIFIPSDRRDYVMLAAAIQGQTVQSGADRGNWTPMYFGSNPSADKFKILHPDFISYVTQRFLDSHQPKSQLYMPSTGALMLMTALHTCDQVSAYGFITRNSKDFSEHYYNAVWKPLRFLANHDLQMESWLWESMDHHKLMTLYRRTVNKQ, from the exons ATGAAATGTACTAAAAAAGTTGTTTTTCTCGTCGCAGCTCTTTGCGTTACTATAACGACGATTATTTACAGTCAATTTGGCTTTAACACCACACCACAAAGAAG TCCAGATGGAAGAACTGATACCATCTGGAACTTTAAGGAGGAGCAGTGGAATCTCTCAACCAACAttagggaggag GAAGAGGCTACCTGCTCCCTGAGAGAGGCTGCCCGACAGGGACACTTCCTGGGACAACGCTTCAACTTCTCAGTCCCTGTTTTCCAGTGGGCCGGAGGCTTCCAGAAAAGCTCCTGGCGCAGACTGCGTAAGCGTGACCCTCCTTACGGATGGAAGGGCCTGGAAGTGGGGG TGCTGCGGGCCGCCCTGACACAGCTCAAGGAGCCGTCCTGTGGTCAGCTGCTACAGCGCGGGGCAGGTGACCAGTGTGTGCGCTGTGCGGTGGTGGGGAACGGGGGGATCCTACGGGGCTCCGGACAGGGCGGGGCCATCGATGCGCACGACTATGTCTTCAG gatgaATGGCGCAATAACAAAAGGGTTTGAGGATGATGTGGGAACAAAAACGTCTTTCTATGGCTTCACCACCAACACCATGAAGAACTCCCTCATATCCTACAGACACAACGGCTTCACCAGGGTTCCACAGGGTGAG GGAGTTCGCTACATCTTCATCCCCTCAGACCGGAGAGACTACGTGATGCTGGCTGCTGCCATCCAGGGCCAGACGGTGCAGTCAGGGGCCGACCGTGGAAACTG GACGCCCATGTATTTTGGGTCAAATCCGTCAGCTGATAAGTTCAAGATCCTTCATCCTGATTTTATTTCATACGTGACCCAAAG GTTTCTGGACTCTCACCAGCCGAAGAGTCAGCTGTACATGCCCAGCACTGGAGCTCTGATGTTGATGACTGCTCTGCACACGTGCGatcag gtATCTGCCTATGGCTTCATCACTAGAAACTCTAAAGACTTCTCTGAACACTACTACAATGCCGTCTGGAAGCCACTGCGTTTCCTTGCCAACCACGACTTGCAGATGGAGAGCTGGCTTTGGGAGTCCATGGACCATCACAAGCTCATGACCCTGTACAGGAGGACAGTCAATAAGCAGTGA